Proteins encoded in a region of the Mercenaria mercenaria strain notata chromosome 1, MADL_Memer_1, whole genome shotgun sequence genome:
- the LOC128545862 gene encoding uncharacterized protein LOC128545862, protein MKNRFEKIVYPYKMTCILSVPSLHTNSFSEGGADIRNKECESLDLNWITDQNLHSGSSENQRCATACHVELLASTDSPVSCRMEISNGLSGNVKHEQMNVHTEESFETDLKPTNTEKHVHINDKQRVTNLSDMCNKTDVLPDHTNIRNHGVKRKAEMKETEETFIPPKRVSPFLNTPKERKDERKKILKISIKKIKQLDNPETYLRKTVLVNNTMKRLQTELRQEKRRAKKFPSNNRRPFSGYDLTNNICMSDTYLFDDPFLCGIHEKITDDMTDTLINNVFHNKTNDESKESYISEMSDTRPNEKEVSNDQLCINSRIFTSLNVSEENSVQNPSAKNTTNIECNIWTCLDNRSGTQEMPVDRCCEFEVVNQRIFNSSEENLRTISYDDIGTVNIRKSDTQTKGNNR, encoded by the exons ATGAAAAATcgctttgaaaaaatagtataTCCGTATAAGATGACTTGTATTTTGTCAGTGCCTTCTTTGCACACAAACTCATTTAGCGAGGGCGGTGCAGATATACGAAATAAAGAATGTGAAAGTTTAGATTTGAACTGGATTACTGACCAAAATCTACATTCCGGATCATCTGAAAATCAAAGATGTGCCACCGCGTGTCATGTAGAATTGCTTGCCAGCACGGATTCACCTGTGTCATGCCGAATGGAAATTTCAAATGGACTTTCTGGGAATGTGAAACACGAACAAATGAATGTGCATACCGAAGAAAGTTTTGAAACGGACCTTAAACCAACTAATACGGAAAAGCATGTTCATATAAATG ATAAACAGCGTGTAACCAACCTATCTGATATGTGCAACAAGACAGATGTATTGCCGGATCATACGAATATAAGGAACCATGGAGTCAAACGAAAAGCCGAAATGAAGGAGACCGAAGAAACCTTTATTCCACCTAAACGCGTCTCACCGTTTTTAAACACACCAAAGGAAAGAAAAGACGAAAGAAAGAAAATTCTGAAAATCtcaattaaaaagataaaacagttAGATAACCCCGAAACCTATCTTAGAAAAACAGTTCTTGTGAATAACACAATGAAACGTCTTCAAACGGAATTACGACAAGAAAAACGTAGAGCTAAGAAATTTCCATCAAATAACAGAAGGCCTTTCAGTGGATATGATCTAACTAACAACATTTGTATGTCAGACACTTATTTGTTTGATGATCCTTTCCTATGTGGAATTCATGAGAAAATCACAGACGATATGACAGACACACTCATTAATAACGTGTTTCATAATAAAACGAATGACGAGAGCAAAGAATCTTATATTAGTGAAATGTCAGACACGAGGCCTAATGAAAAAGAAGTTTCTAACGATCAGTTGTGCATTAACTCAAGAATCTTTACGTCTTTAAATGTCTCTGAAGAAAATTCAGTTCAAAATCCTAGTGCCAAGAATACTACTAACATAGAGTGTAACATTTGGACGTGCTTAGACAATAGATCAGGTACACAGGAAATGCCTGTTGACAGGTGCTGTGAGTTTGAAGTTGTAAATCAGCGCATATTTAATAGCAGTGAAGAGAATTTAAGAACTATTAGCTATGATGATATCGGAACAGTgaatataaggaaaagtgacacTCAGACTAAAGGAAACAATAGATAA